The genomic segment CCTCCAACCCGTATCAAGCGGAAAAATGGATTATCTGGGGATGTTTGTAGTGACAGCAGGACAAGGGGTTCGGGAGGAAGCGCAACAGCTTAAGGAACAAGGAGCCTATCTGGAATCTTATGCTCTGCAAGCTCTCGCCTTGGAATTAGCTGAAGGTTTCGCTGAACGGATCCACCATATGATGCGGGATGCTTGGGGAATCTCCGATCCGGTTGAGATGATGATGAAAGAACGGCTAGCGGCGCGATACAGAGGCCTGCGTGTTTCCTTCGGATACCCTGCATGTCCAGCCCTTGAGGATCAGAAAAAATTATTTGGATTGATTAAGCCTGAGGATATTGGAATTGAACTGACCGAAGGATTGATGATGGAGCCTGAAGCATCCGTTAGCGCACTTGTTTTTGCTCACCCTGAGGCTAAATATTTTGCAGTGTAAGGAGACGCAAACCGGATATGACTTTTAATAATTTAAGAGAGCACCTGCAACAGCATGTCGTCATCGGCGATGGTGCAATGGCGACCCTCCTTTATCAGTTTGGTGTACCTGTGGGAAGCTGTTATGAAGAACTCAACCTAACCCATCCAGCCTTAATTCGTTCTGTTCATGAAGCCTATATTCGAGCGGGTGCTCAGTTGATCGAGACCAATACTTTTCGGGTTAATCGTGAGGTTTTGACCCGCTTTGGCTTAGAACAAAAAGTTGGCGAAATTAACCGGACCGCTGTTAAGGTCGCTCAAGAGGCTGTTGCAGTTGCAGAGAAAAATGCGTTTATTATCGGAAGCATGGGATCAATACTCGCCGGACGTGTCAGAACTGAGCCACTTGTCTCGTACCGTTCTCTGTATGAGGAGCAAGCGTCCGCTCTTCTCGAGAGTGGCGTGGATGGGATTATGCTGGAGACGTTCGAGGATTTAGAGGAGCTTTTGCTCGTTTTAGAGCTGATGCTATCCCTCACGGATCGTCCAATATTAGCTCACTTGGCGACCCCTCAGGTTGGAAGAACACGGGATGGGTATACAGTTACCCGGAGTTTTGAGCTTATGCGAAAGGCTGGGGCGGACGTTATTGGACTGAATTGCCGCTTAGGACCGACAGAAATGCTGCGGACCTTGGAGCAAACGCAAGTTCCTGAAGGTGCTCTTCTTTCTATTTTTCCAAACGCTGGACGTTCAGGGTTTGTGGAAGGGAAGCTTTCTTTTAAGTCTTCGCCAGAATACTTTGCAGATTATGCATTACGGCTTCGAGATGAAGGTGTCAGGCTTATCGGTGGATGCTGCGGAACAACGCCAGATCATATTCGGGCTATTGCGCAAGCGCTGCAGGAGCTATCTCCTATACAACGCGTAAATCCTGATCTTAAGGAGAACAATCAAGATAAGGAAAAAGATCAGGTTCGTTTCCATATTCAACCCCAAGCCCATGTTAAGGCCTATACTAAAGATCAAAGAACAATCATAGAAAGAGCTCAAGAAGAGCATACGGTGATTGTAGAATTTGACTCACCTAAAGGATTAAATACCGAGGATTTCTTTAATGGATGTCAGGCTTTAGATTCTGCGGGAGCGGCCGCAATTACTTTAGCCGATAATTCGTTAGCAAATGTACGGATGAGTAATCTCGCTTTAGGCGCGCTATTAAAGGAACGCTATGATATCGAGCCCTTGCTCCATGTCGCATGTCGGGATAGAAACTTAATTGGACAACAATCGCATTTGATGGGGTTACATGCCTTGGGTATTCATCAGATTTTGGTGATTACTGGTGATCCCTCACGTTATGGTGACTTACCTGGAGCAAGCTCTGTTTTCGATTCAAATTCTTTTGAACTTATTCGGATGACGAAACAATTGAATGAAGGTCTTTCTTTCTCAGGTCAGGCAATGAATCATTCGGCACAATTTATTGTAGGGACGGCATTTAATCCTTATGTCCGCAATTTTGAAACGGCTATTCAACGCTTGGAGCGTAAAATAGAGGCTGGAGCAGACTTTGTTATGACTCAACCCGTCTATGATGGTGAGACACTTCAAAAGATTTATGAGGGGACAAAACATCTTCCAATTCCAGTATTTGTTGGGATTATGCCCTTAACTAGCCAGCGTAACGCTGAATTCTTACACAATGAGGTTCCTGGTATTTCACTTACCGAAGAGGCCTTACAGCGGATGAGTGGACTTAAAGGGGAAAAGGCCCGTCAAGAAGGAATTGCAATGAGCAAAGAACTACTTGATCAGGCCGTGAAGGTTTTTAACGGAATTTATTTGATTACGCCCTTTAACTATTATAAGATGACAGCGGAGCTGACGGAGTATGTACTGAATATTTGCGGTAATTCGAATGGAGAGAAGGTAGAATTTTATGACTCAGCCTGTCCAAACAAAAATCGTTCTTTCTGACTCGTTTGACCCTTGGCATAATCTCGCACTCGAAGAGTTTCTTTTTCGCAATGTGGAGAAAAATCAGGTGATTCTTTATCTCTGGCAAAATCAAAATACGGTTGTGATCGGAAGAAACCAGAATGCATGGAAGGAATGTCGCTGTACAAAGCTGGAGGATGACGGGGGGAAACTCGCGCGTAGGCTTTCTGGTGGCGGAGCTGTCTTTCATGATTTAGGAAACCTAAATTTTACGTTTATTTTGGATCGCGCTCTGTACGATCTGAAGAAACAACTGCAGGTTATTCTTGAAGCGGTGAAGAAACTGGGAATTCATGCTGAATTTACAGGACGAAATGACTTAACCGTAGATGGGAAAAAGTTTTCGGGAAATGCTTTCTATTTTGAAGGGGATAAGGCTTATCATCATGGGACGATTATGATCGATGTTGATGTGCAGAAGGTCTCCGCTTATCTTCAAGTCTCTAAAGAAAAAATGGCTTCCAAAGGGGTTGATTCGGTTCGGTCTCGAGTCACGAATCTCCACAATTATCGCCCGGAATTGACCATTGATGAAATGAAAGAGACGTTAAAACAAAGCTTTCAGGAACTTTATGGGGAAAGCCCGGAACCTGTCCTTATTAAAGAAAATGATCATGACTTAAAAGAGCTTTATGCAAAATATTCTTCTTGGGATTGGCTCTATGGAAAGACGCCGCAATTTGATGTGGTCTTCGAAACCCGTTTCCCCTGGGGCGGGATTGATTTGGGGTTAACTCTGAATAAGGGGATAGTCACTGAGTCAAAGATTTATTCAGATGCAATGAACGCAAATCTCATTGAGCAGATTGCCTCATCTTTGATTGAACGTCCTCTTAAAAGTGAAAGCATAGGAAAAGGATTGGATGTTCTAGAAGTCAATGAAGAAGATAAACCCATTATTGAGGATATGAAAACTTGGCTTCAAACAAAAATAGCAGAAATTTGATTGGGCGATATAAATCGCCCTAAGTACTAATCAACCCTGCTTCGGAAAAGGTTTTGAACTTTTTCTGAAGCAGGGCTTTCTTATATAAAAATTTTCCTAATGCTTGACCCGTGAAACGGCTTCCCGCCATCCTAGGTAAAATTGATGGCTGTTTTCCTCAGCCATCTGAGGCTGGAAGTGGCGATCTATGGAGTAGCGTTTGATGAGTTCTTCCGCGTTTGGCCAGAAGCCTGTTGCGAGTCCGGCGAGGTAAGCAGCTCCTAGGGCTGTCGTTTCAATACATTGAGGACGTTCCACCTTGACACCTAAAATATCGGATTGGAATTGCATTAAAAGATTATTAGCAACAGCTCCACCGTCAACTTTGAGAAGTTTGAGTTTGAGGCTAGAATCAGCTTCCATCGCGGTTAGGACATCTTTGGTTTGATAGGCCATGGATTCGAGGGCAGCTCGTATGATGTGATTTTTGTTGCTGCCACGAGTAAGACCTAAAATTGCACCACGAGCTCGCATGTCCCAGTGTGGAGCCCCAAGTCCGGTAAAAGCGGGGACGACATAGACTCCTCCATTATCGGGAACTTTAGAAGCGAAGTACTCGGAGTCAGCAGCTGTTTCAATGAGTTTTAACTCATCCCGGAGCCACTGGATAACAGCTCCGGCAATGAAAATACTCCCTTCAAGGGCATAGGTGACCTGTCCATCAATTCCCCATGCAATCGTGGTTAGAAGACCGGATTGGGATTCGATCACGCGATTGCCTGTGTTCATCAACATGAAGCATCCCGTTCCGTAGGTGTTCTTCGCCATTCCAGGTTCAAAGCAGGTCTGTCCGAAAAGAGCGGCTTGTTGGTCCCCAGCGATGCCGGCGATGGGAATTTCATGCCCGAAGAAGCTTCCGGGAGCGGTTTTCCTATAAAGATAGCTAGAAGGTTTAACGTCAGGGAGCATGGCTAAGGGGACTTGAAGTTCATGAAGGAGTTCTTCATCCCATTGAAGCTCGCGGATGTTATAAAGCAAAGTACGGGAGGCATTGGAATAATCGGTAACATGGACTCGGCCTTGGGTGAGCTTCCAGACCAGCCAGGTGTCCATCGTACCAAAGAGGAGCTCGCCACGTTCGGCTTTTTCGCGGGAACCTGGAACGTGATCGAGGATCCATTTGATCTTCGTCCCAGAAAAGTAGGCATCAATAACTAAGCCGGTTTTAGTCTTAAATTTCGATTCGAGGCCCCGAGCTTTGAGGTTATCACAAATCTCGGTCGTTCGCCGACATTGCCAGACGATGGCGGGGTGGATGGGTTTGCCTGTTTGTTTATCCCAAACGACGGTCGTTTCTCTTTGGTTGGTAATTCCGATGCCAGCGATTTCGTCAAGATTGACTT from the Desulfitobacterium metallireducens DSM 15288 genome contains:
- a CDS encoding bifunctional homocysteine S-methyltransferase/methylenetetrahydrofolate reductase translates to MTFNNLREHLQQHVVIGDGAMATLLYQFGVPVGSCYEELNLTHPALIRSVHEAYIRAGAQLIETNTFRVNREVLTRFGLEQKVGEINRTAVKVAQEAVAVAEKNAFIIGSMGSILAGRVRTEPLVSYRSLYEEQASALLESGVDGIMLETFEDLEELLLVLELMLSLTDRPILAHLATPQVGRTRDGYTVTRSFELMRKAGADVIGLNCRLGPTEMLRTLEQTQVPEGALLSIFPNAGRSGFVEGKLSFKSSPEYFADYALRLRDEGVRLIGGCCGTTPDHIRAIAQALQELSPIQRVNPDLKENNQDKEKDQVRFHIQPQAHVKAYTKDQRTIIERAQEEHTVIVEFDSPKGLNTEDFFNGCQALDSAGAAAITLADNSLANVRMSNLALGALLKERYDIEPLLHVACRDRNLIGQQSHLMGLHALGIHQILVITGDPSRYGDLPGASSVFDSNSFELIRMTKQLNEGLSFSGQAMNHSAQFIVGTAFNPYVRNFETAIQRLERKIEAGADFVMTQPVYDGETLQKIYEGTKHLPIPVFVGIMPLTSQRNAEFLHNEVPGISLTEEALQRMSGLKGEKARQEGIAMSKELLDQAVKVFNGIYLITPFNYYKMTAELTEYVLNICGNSNGEKVEFYDSACPNKNRSF
- a CDS encoding lipoate--protein ligase; protein product: MTQPVQTKIVLSDSFDPWHNLALEEFLFRNVEKNQVILYLWQNQNTVVIGRNQNAWKECRCTKLEDDGGKLARRLSGGGAVFHDLGNLNFTFILDRALYDLKKQLQVILEAVKKLGIHAEFTGRNDLTVDGKKFSGNAFYFEGDKAYHHGTIMIDVDVQKVSAYLQVSKEKMASKGVDSVRSRVTNLHNYRPELTIDEMKETLKQSFQELYGESPEPVLIKENDHDLKELYAKYSSWDWLYGKTPQFDVVFETRFPWGGIDLGLTLNKGIVTESKIYSDAMNANLIEQIASSLIERPLKSESIGKGLDVLEVNEEDKPIIEDMKTWLQTKIAEI
- the glpK gene encoding glycerol kinase GlpK; amino-acid sequence: MDVSKKYILALDQGTTSCRAILFDYDSQIVGISQKEFTQYYPQPGWVEHDAEEIWSTQYGVIAELLARTQVNLDEIAGIGITNQRETTVVWDKQTGKPIHPAIVWQCRRTTEICDNLKARGLESKFKTKTGLVIDAYFSGTKIKWILDHVPGSREKAERGELLFGTMDTWLVWKLTQGRVHVTDYSNASRTLLYNIRELQWDEELLHELQVPLAMLPDVKPSSYLYRKTAPGSFFGHEIPIAGIAGDQQAALFGQTCFEPGMAKNTYGTGCFMLMNTGNRVIESQSGLLTTIAWGIDGQVTYALEGSIFIAGAVIQWLRDELKLIETAADSEYFASKVPDNGGVYVVPAFTGLGAPHWDMRARGAILGLTRGSNKNHIIRAALESMAYQTKDVLTAMEADSSLKLKLLKVDGGAVANNLLMQFQSDILGVKVERPQCIETTALGAAYLAGLATGFWPNAEELIKRYSIDRHFQPQMAEENSHQFYLGWREAVSRVKH